TGCCCTGCATGGCAATTTCTTGTCCTGTGCCATATTGGACAAACACTCCCAAAGCCAAGAAAAATAACGCCAAAATGGCAGAGCTAAGATAGCCGACATTAAAGTCAAGCAAGCCTTGTTCATGTGTTGGATGGTCATCACGAATTTTTTTGGCGGTCCATACCGATGAGATGACGGAGAATTCTAATGGTGTTGGCATCCAGCCCATCAAGGCGATGATGAAGGAAAGTCCTGCCATGTTAAACGGTGATACTGCCACAAAGTCATGGGCAGGTGGTGGTGCTTTTGCCCCTGCGATGATGACCGCCAAGATGGTCGTAACGGTCAGCAAAATAATGATCCATTTGGTCACATTATCAAGCATCCGAAAATGCCCAAAGATAAGCAATGCCCAAGATGCCACCACCATCACCGCCGACAGTACAACTGTGGAGAGTTCAAAGGGGAGCATATAACTTAAAATCACCGCTGTCAGCAGTACCACAGCCCCTGTACTGATCATGCCTGATATCATGGATAGAATGAAAAATGCCCAAAGATAAAATTTAGACTTTTTGGCGTAGCCTGCAATGAGACTCTCACCCGTTTCATAAGCGTAGTCGGTGGCAAAGCGAAAAAAAGGGTATTTAAAAAAGTTTGCCAATAAAATGATGATGGCAAGTTGCCAACCATATAACGCCCCCGCCTGTGTTGATGCGATCAAGTGTGAACCACCAATGGCGGCAGATGCAATCAAAATACCTGGCCCAAAGGCTTTCCAGTTAATGCCAATTGCCATAATTACCCCAAAGTAAACATAAAGTAGAAAATAAAGTTTTTGAATATTAACATATTATATCTTATTATTTCATAATTTTTTATGATAAATTATTTGTATTTTTATACAAACAGTTATATATTGAGCCAAATTTGGTCTGAATGCACTTGACTGTGTCATTTATTTAAGCCGTACCCTTTGTATTTGAGTATTTGCCCCCATCATATGTCATTATTTTTTAAGAGCCATTGTAAATGACCGCTTCAATGACCACATTTGTCAGTTTTAACATTAATGGGCTACGTGCCAGATTACACCAACTCGTTGCCGTGCGTGATACGCTTGGGGCGGATGTTATTGGTTTGCAAGAAACCAAAGTCCATGATGATGCCTTTCCCCTAAAAGACGTGGAGAGCCTTGGTTATCATGTGGAATTTTTTGGGCAAAAGTCGCATTATGGTGTGGCGATTTTGTCCAAATTTGAGCCGATTTTTGTGCAAAAGGGCTTTCCCTTTGCTGATGTGGATGCTCAAAGACGGCTCATTCATGCCCGATTTGATGTCAATGGGCGTGAGATTGATGTTATCAACGGCTATTTTCCCCAAGGCGAAAACCGTGAACATGAGACCAAATTCCCCATGAAACGTGCTTTTTATGCCGACCTAAACCGCTACATTGACGAGCTAAAAGGGCAGGGGCGTGAGCTTGTCATCATGGGCGATATGAACATCTCGCCCCATGACAACGATGTGGGCATTGGCGAGCCAAACGCCAAACGCTGGCTAAAAAATGGCACTTGTTCGTTTTTGCCCGAAGAGCGTGAGTGGTATGATGCCTTAATGAGTCGTGATTTGCACGACACTTACCGTAAGTTTAAGCCTGACAGTGCAGACGAGTTTAGTTGGTTTGATTACCGCTCAAAAGGCTTTGATGACACGCCAAAACGGGGTTTGCGGATTGACCATATTCTGTGTACAGACAGACTTATCCAAGACTGCGTGGATGCAGGAATCAGCTATGACATTCGTGGGCTAGAAAAGCCGTCTGACCATGCACCGATTTGGGCAAGGTTTGGGGTGTGATAACACAAAGGCAGTCATTATAATTGGTGTATTTATTGGGGTAAATGGCAATTTACCCCATATTTGACACGTTTGACACGCCAATTTTTTAAAATCATCTTGATTGGCAAATTTCCCTTTTTATTTTAAAAATTTATTTAACATAATCCTAATTATTTACCCCTATTTTACAAAGAAATTCAAAAATCTCATCATAAAAACCTGCCACAAAACACCTGTATAAGCCTGATTTTATGCTATAATGGCTCATTTTATACTTTTAAAAACATGAAAAACTTAAAACCCACAACCCTAATCCCCGCCCCGCACATGGGCGACAGTGCGGTGCTTGAAGTGGACGCACATTGGGCGAACTCGGACACGCTGGCTTTGATATTACACCCCAACCCCAAAGCAGGCGGGACGATGAATAACAAAGTGGTTACGACCCTATACCGCTTTTGCAAAGAAGCTAGCATGGATACCGTGCGGTTTAATTATCGGGGCGTGGGGCAGTCAAGCGGTGAGATTGAGTATGGTAATGGCGAGTATTTGGACAGCCTATGCGTGCTTGATTGGGCGTTGAAGCAGACGAATGCCAAGACACTGTGGCTGGCAGGATTTTCTTTTGGGGGATTTATTGCGTGCCGTGTGGCGGATAAGGTGTTGACGGATACAGATGTGAATCTACAAAAACTCACGCTCATCGCCCCGTCCATTGAAAAAAACGACCCAACAGGGCTAACACTACCGACCGATACGCTCATGATTTATGGCGACCAAGATGAATTTGTCCGCCCAAGCAGTATGGCGGATTTTGCCGATGAGTTTGGCATACGCCGTAAAGTGATGACAGGGGCGAGCCACTTTTTTCATGGGCGACTTGGCGAGTTAAAAGAATTGATTGAAAAATAAACCATGTCAAAATCACAAGACCCAAACAAAGTCAGTCTCGGCGAAGTGTTTGCTTTAATAACAAGCAATAAAGCATTATTTTGGGTGGTGGTTTTGGTTACGGGTTTGATAATTGCCGTGCTTTGTGGGATTGCTTACCACAATCAGCAAAAAACCATAAAGAAACACGAGTTATTAAAAGACAATGGCGTGTTGATATTAGCCACGTCCTACCGTGAACATTGCGGAAAAAACGCTAAAAGATTTTATCGTTTTGATGTAAATGGTAAAAGTTATATTAAATCTGTTGGAATGTTTTGTGGCAAGCCGTTGGGCGATACAGTTGAAGTGTATTATTTAAAAGACAAACCGCACATCAATTTATTTAAAACAGAGTTACAACGTGGCGTGCCAAGCCATTGGCATTCGGTATTTATGATAATCGTGTGTACGTGTTTGTTGTTATTTTTGACCGTTTATAAAATCATACATTCTTATTTGGTTGCCAAAAAACATTCACAAAACGAGCTTAAATTAAGGAAAAATAATGACCAATTTATCCCCCCAAAAACGCTATGATGAAGCCCTAGCCACAGGTAATTTTAGCCATGATGACGTGCAAGCTAAGGCAGTTGCCTATCTTGACAAACTGCACCATGAAATCATGGCAAGCCAAAACACCAATCAAGGCTTTTTTGCCAGTCTGTTCAAAGCCAAACCTACGCCCCCTAAAGGCTTGTATATGTGGGGCGGTGTCGGACGTGGCAAGACGTGGCTTATGGATATGTTTTATGACAGCTTGCCGATAGAGCGAAAAATGCGACTGCATTTTCATCATTTTATGAAGCGAGTACAGTCCGAGCTTGTCAAATTGCAAGGGCAAGTCAATCCCCTACAAAAAGTGGCGGACATTATACATAGCGAAGCGGTTGTCATTTGTTTTGATGAATTTTTTGTCTCCAACGTGTCGGACGCCATGATTTTGGGCGATTTGTTTAGTATGCTCTTTGAGCGTGGCATTACGCTTGTGGCGACGTCCAACATTGAGCCGTCTGGGCTTTATAAAAACGGCATTCACAGAGACCGCTTTTTGCCCGCCATTGAGCAGGTTGAAAAGCACACGACCGTGATGAATATTGACGCAGGCGTGGATTATCGGCTAAGATTGTTAAAGCAAGCCAAACTTTACTCATCGCCCCTAACGGACGACACCAAAGACTGGCTGTCCGAGCGGTTTGATACGCTGGCAGGCGGACAAAAGGTAGTAACCGACCCCATTGTCATCGGTGGGCGTGAGATTGCTATCATTAAGCGTACCGAGACCATGCTTTTGGCAAGTTTTAGGGATTTGTGTATGCAACCCCGTTCAGCGTCCGATTTTATTGAGATTGCCAGTGATTTTGATACGGTCATGGTGGATAATGTCCCTGCCTTGACGGATACATTTATGGACCCGACCAGACGGTTTATTTATTTGGTGGACGAGTTTTATGACCGCCGTGTCAAATTGCTCGTGCGTGCTGAGCAGTCTATTTTGGAGTTGTATCAAGGCGAAAAACTCGCCTTTGAGATTGAGCGGACACGTTCACGCCTGCTAGAAATGCAGTCTGAGGAATATTTGTCAGAAGAGCATCGGGTAGAATAGGGGGTTTATAGTAATCCCAATTTGTACCAATAAACCTTGATTTTGGGCGAATAAATTGCCCCCATATATTCATATTGCAAACTGATTAAAAGTAAAAATCAAACGAGAAAAACCATGAACGACCTAATATCCCTTATCCACGCTCGCCGTAGCATTGGCAAACTCTCCCTACCCATGCCAAGCCATGATGAGCTAAATACCGCTTTTGCGTGTGCGATGACCGCCCCCGACCATAAGGTGTTACGTCCTTATCGGTTTAGTGTGATGACAGGCAAAGCTCTTGATGAATTTGGACAGGTACTGCTCCAAGCAGGGCTTGCCAAAGCCGAGACGGACGGCGAGAGCCTAGACGACACCGCACGCACCAAGCTCATCAATATGCCAAAACGGGCTCCGATGATTATCACGGTGGCAACCGATTATAAATCACACCCAAAAGTACCAGAGTTTGAGCAACTTCTGTGCGTGGGGGCGGTGGTGCAAAACCTGCTGTTGGCACTGCAAAGCATGGGCTATCGCACGGTATGGCGTACGGGCGATTTGTGCAATGAGCCTGCCGTCAAAGCCCATTTTGGGGTTAGCGATGATAACACCGTGTGCGGATTTATTTATGTTGGGTCAAGTGATATTGTCATGCCTGAGCGTGAAGCGGTGGATTTGGCAGAATTTGTTTATTTTTATCAATAGATTGCCCAATCTCAACGATTTTTGATTGTTTTTGAATGGTAGGGGTAATTTATTCGCCCTTGATAAAACAGTGATATACCAAAAGAACTTTAAAAATGATACAAAATTTATCATTGACCGTAGGGGCGAATTGCAATTCGCCCGTACAAAGCCGTATCAAATTTTAGGTTCGGTAAGTATGAATAAAGTTGAGAGTGGTATAATAACTTATCAATGAAAATTTAAAAAAGGACAAGCCCATGAAATTGCCAAAAGATAACCCCAAAGTTAAAAAAATTGTCGATGTGGCAAGCCAAAGCATCAATCAAGGCCTAGAAGAAGCCCGTCATCTGTTCGAAAAATCCGAAGCCGAAGGCGGAATTTTGGCAAACCTTGCTCATCTTGCCAAAAAACGCAAAAAAGAGCCAGACCCCGACACATTTGGCGTTCATGTGGATAAGAACATGGATGCGCCCCTGCGTATCGTGGTACTCGGTGGGGGCAGTTTTGGCACGGCAATGGCAAATCTATCCGCCAAAAACGGCTGTGAGACGACCCTGTGGGTGCGTGATAAAAAGACGGTCAAAGCCCTACAAAAAACCCGTATTAACAAAAAATACCTACCCAATCATGTACTAGATAGTCGTTTGGCGTTTAGTCATGATTTGGCAGAATCAGTCAAAAACAAAGACATTATCTTTGTGGCGGTGCCAAGCTCGGCGGTGCGTGAGACCTTGCAAAATATCCGTCCACACATCACACATCAAGCGGTGGTGTCTTTGACCAAGGGCATAGAAAAAGGCACGTTTGCCCTGATGAGCGACATCATCAAGGAAGAGTTGCCACAGGTGAGTTTTGGCGTAATGAGCGGGCCCAATCTTGCTCTTGAAATCATGAATAATATGCCGTCCGCCAGTGTGATTGCCAGTCCGTCCGAGCCACTTAGAGTGGCGGTACAGACAGCACTGCACAGTGCGTTTTTTCGGGTGTTTGCGTCCGATGATGTCAAGGGTGTGGAGTTAGGCGGAGCCTTAAAAAACATCTATGCGGTGGCAATGGGTATGGCAAATGCCTATGGCGTGGGCGAGAACACCAAAGCCATGCTACTGACTCGGGCGTTGGCGGAGATGAGCCGATTTGGCGTGGCGGTGGGGGCAAACCCCTTGACGTTCTTAGGTTTGTCGGGTGTGGGCGACTTGTATGCCACTTGTAATTCTACCCTAAGTCGCAATTATCAAATCGGCAATATGCTTGGTAAGGGCATCACGCTAGATAACGCCATTAAAAAGCTCGGACAAACCGCCGAAGGGGTCAATACCATTGCTCAGGTAGAAGAGCAAGCCAAAAAACTAGGCATTTATATGCCAATCACTCACGCCCTATATGCGGTGTTATACGAAAATAAATCGGC
This Moraxella sp. K1664 DNA region includes the following protein-coding sequences:
- a CDS encoding divalent metal cation transporter; amino-acid sequence: MAIGINWKAFGPGILIASAAIGGSHLIASTQAGALYGWQLAIIILLANFFKYPFFRFATDYAYETGESLIAGYAKKSKFYLWAFFILSMISGMISTGAVVLLTAVILSYMLPFELSTVVLSAVMVVASWALLIFGHFRMLDNVTKWIIILLTVTTILAVIIAGAKAPPPAHDFVAVSPFNMAGLSFIIALMGWMPTPLEFSVISSVWTAKKIRDDHPTHEQGLLDFNVGYLSSAILALFFLALGVFVQYGTGQEIAMQGSAYIGQLINMYTNTIGEWSRGLVTFIAFLCMFGTIITCVDGYGRANAECFALISGHKSTGKITSFWTTITAITGFGLITFFMGQMATLLKFAMISAFVTAPIFAYLNYSLIKSRGKKLSPLMNIYAICGIVFLAGFTVLFLLQFFQIIG
- the xthA gene encoding exodeoxyribonuclease III: MTTFVSFNINGLRARLHQLVAVRDTLGADVIGLQETKVHDDAFPLKDVESLGYHVEFFGQKSHYGVAILSKFEPIFVQKGFPFADVDAQRRLIHARFDVNGREIDVINGYFPQGENREHETKFPMKRAFYADLNRYIDELKGQGRELVIMGDMNISPHDNDVGIGEPNAKRWLKNGTCSFLPEEREWYDALMSRDLHDTYRKFKPDSADEFSWFDYRSKGFDDTPKRGLRIDHILCTDRLIQDCVDAGISYDIRGLEKPSDHAPIWARFGV
- a CDS encoding alpha/beta fold hydrolase, with the protein product MKNLKPTTLIPAPHMGDSAVLEVDAHWANSDTLALILHPNPKAGGTMNNKVVTTLYRFCKEASMDTVRFNYRGVGQSSGEIEYGNGEYLDSLCVLDWALKQTNAKTLWLAGFSFGGFIACRVADKVLTDTDVNLQKLTLIAPSIEKNDPTGLTLPTDTLMIYGDQDEFVRPSSMADFADEFGIRRKVMTGASHFFHGRLGELKELIEK
- the zapE gene encoding cell division protein ZapE → MTNLSPQKRYDEALATGNFSHDDVQAKAVAYLDKLHHEIMASQNTNQGFFASLFKAKPTPPKGLYMWGGVGRGKTWLMDMFYDSLPIERKMRLHFHHFMKRVQSELVKLQGQVNPLQKVADIIHSEAVVICFDEFFVSNVSDAMILGDLFSMLFERGITLVATSNIEPSGLYKNGIHRDRFLPAIEQVEKHTTVMNIDAGVDYRLRLLKQAKLYSSPLTDDTKDWLSERFDTLAGGQKVVTDPIVIGGREIAIIKRTETMLLASFRDLCMQPRSASDFIEIASDFDTVMVDNVPALTDTFMDPTRRFIYLVDEFYDRRVKLLVRAEQSILELYQGEKLAFEIERTRSRLLEMQSEEYLSEEHRVE
- a CDS encoding nitroreductase, which translates into the protein MNDLISLIHARRSIGKLSLPMPSHDELNTAFACAMTAPDHKVLRPYRFSVMTGKALDEFGQVLLQAGLAKAETDGESLDDTARTKLINMPKRAPMIITVATDYKSHPKVPEFEQLLCVGAVVQNLLLALQSMGYRTVWRTGDLCNEPAVKAHFGVSDDNTVCGFIYVGSSDIVMPEREAVDLAEFVYFYQ
- a CDS encoding NAD(P)H-dependent glycerol-3-phosphate dehydrogenase, which gives rise to MKLPKDNPKVKKIVDVASQSINQGLEEARHLFEKSEAEGGILANLAHLAKKRKKEPDPDTFGVHVDKNMDAPLRIVVLGGGSFGTAMANLSAKNGCETTLWVRDKKTVKALQKTRINKKYLPNHVLDSRLAFSHDLAESVKNKDIIFVAVPSSAVRETLQNIRPHITHQAVVSLTKGIEKGTFALMSDIIKEELPQVSFGVMSGPNLALEIMNNMPSASVIASPSEPLRVAVQTALHSAFFRVFASDDVKGVELGGALKNIYAVAMGMANAYGVGENTKAMLLTRALAEMSRFGVAVGANPLTFLGLSGVGDLYATCNSTLSRNYQIGNMLGKGITLDNAIKKLGQTAEGVNTIAQVEEQAKKLGIYMPITHALYAVLYENKSALSVAVNLMETGFRSDVEFVMPHDESNEKLSKEFDKVLKASKENKPKDDEAVDDTDK